The following coding sequences lie in one Polynucleobacter necessarius genomic window:
- a CDS encoding NUDIX hydrolase produces the protein MKIINLNKGSSGAPFSEKIYSILTCKNPFGRSNEFGHITASGLVINAENKALLIFHPYIKQWIQPGGHIDDGESPVEAAIREVYEETGLVCILDEDCLDPIDIDIHEIPANSEKGESAHLHIDLLYRLRIIKEEAALENIECRWFSYEDIRNLRLKRFLSKTF, from the coding sequence ATGAAAATTATAAATTTAAATAAGGGTAGTAGTGGGGCGCCCTTTAGTGAAAAAATTTATTCAATACTTACTTGTAAAAATCCCTTCGGAAGATCGAATGAATTTGGTCACATAACAGCTAGCGGACTTGTTATCAATGCTGAAAATAAAGCGCTACTGATTTTTCACCCGTATATTAAGCAATGGATTCAGCCGGGTGGACATATTGATGACGGTGAATCTCCAGTTGAAGCTGCAATTCGAGAGGTATATGAAGAAACTGGTCTAGTTTGCATCTTGGATGAGGATTGTCTTGATCCGATTGATATTGATATTCATGAAATACCTGCTAATTCGGAAAAGGGTGAGAGTGCCCATTTGCATATTGACTTGCTATATCGATTGCGAATTATTAAAGAAGAGGCTGCTCTTGAGAATATCGAATGTAGATGGTTTTCATACGAAGATATTCGTAACCTTCGTCTAAAACGATTTTTATCGAAAACTTTTTAA
- the uppS gene encoding polyprenyl diphosphate synthase: MTQHSSSTLAIPEVSALPRHVAIIMDGNGRWASKRMMPRVAGHSEGLSAVRKIVQECRKLGVEYLTVFAFSSENWRRPPEEVGFLMKLFLKSLKGEVSRLAENDIALRLIGDLSRFDIAIQEMVKFSEQKTSDCKALTFTIAANYGGRWDILQAMRQCLAANPHLKPEQVTEEILQPHLSMAYAPEPDLFIRTGGEQRVSNFLLWQLAYTELYFTDVLWPDFDEKELHKAFDCFSQRERRFGRTSAQLAFQVMSDAV; this comes from the coding sequence ATGACACAACACTCTAGCTCAACCCTAGCCATACCTGAGGTAAGTGCTTTACCTCGTCATGTGGCAATCATCATGGATGGTAATGGGCGTTGGGCTAGCAAGCGTATGATGCCGCGTGTAGCGGGGCACTCGGAAGGTTTAAGTGCTGTTCGTAAAATTGTTCAAGAATGTCGAAAACTTGGTGTCGAGTACTTAACAGTATTTGCATTTAGTTCTGAGAACTGGCGTCGTCCACCTGAAGAGGTTGGTTTCTTGATGAAGCTTTTCCTCAAATCTTTAAAGGGTGAAGTATCTCGTCTGGCTGAAAACGATATTGCCTTGCGATTAATTGGTGATTTAAGTCGTTTTGATATTGCTATTCAAGAGATGGTGAAATTTTCTGAACAAAAGACGTCTGACTGCAAGGCACTCACGTTTACGATTGCCGCAAACTATGGTGGTCGCTGGGATATCTTGCAAGCAATGCGTCAATGCCTTGCTGCCAACCCTCATTTAAAGCCAGAACAAGTTACTGAAGAGATATTGCAACCACACCTCTCAATGGCTTACGCTCCAGAGCCAGACTTATTTATCCGTACTGGTGGTGAGCAGCGTGTAAGCAATTTTTTATTGTGGCAACTGGCTTATACCGAGTTGTATTTCACCGATGTCTTGTGGCCTGACTTTGATGAGAAAGAATTACACAAGGCGTTTGACTGTTTTAGTCAGCGCGAGCGTCGTTTTGGCCGCACTAGTGCTCAGCTTGCATTTCAAGTCATGAGTGATGCAGTTTGA
- a CDS encoding [protein-PII] uridylyltransferase has protein sequence MMKSQAISNIIDVASLRAAREIAYDEFKKTQSVSKLTKQLSKLSDQLLSHLWNTCGLNNEATLVAVGGFGRGGLFPYSDIDILILLPADEKQAHALSKQVEQFVASCWDTGLEIGSSVRSVAECISESEQDITVRTSLLEARLICGKKQLFKEFAKAFEAAMDPKAFFQAKQAEQIQRHYKYQNTPYSLEPNCKESPGGLRDLQVISWVSKAALLGNTFKDLNEAGLVTQRELTELNRNQRFLETLRANLHLVADRRQDVLAFDLQAALAASMGIKEESSRQASEAIMRRYYWAAKAVTQLNDVLLQNIEALLFPQESKTILSIPGEGNEHFIERQGVLDITDPQLFQKHPEQILRTFLVFAQTSNVKSLSATIFRALYNARQKMDSKWRADPINRALFIEILKQPEGVSRAFHLMNRSSILGCYLPAFRKIVGQMQHDLFHVYTVDQHILMVLRNVRRFMVVEHTHEFPFCSSLIARFEKPWLLVIAALFHDIAKGRGGDHSQLGRADMRKFAKDHGLDKKDTELLVWLVAEHLNMSQVAQKQDITDPDVVRAFAKKMSDERHLTALYLLTVADVRGTSPKVWNAWKGKLLEDLYRATLRVLGGAKPDASSELAQHQEESRAKLRLYGINDDAYEDLWKQLDVAFFLRQDSSDIAWLTRHLFNKVNSEQPIVRARLSPIGEGLQVAVYVKDQEDLFARICAYFERHGFSIWDARIHTTRHGYALDAFQISGSNLIDEGGSYRDIIQLVEFELTAALTNAESLPTPSMGRLSRQSRTFPIQPRVHMVPDDRGRYYRLALSASDRTGLLYTISRVLAKHQVSIHTARINTLGERVEDVLLLDAANLGKNPKLQIQLETELLEALGA, from the coding sequence ATGATGAAGTCGCAGGCAATCAGCAACATTATTGATGTAGCCAGCCTGCGTGCTGCTCGCGAAATTGCTTACGACGAGTTTAAAAAAACACAATCAGTTAGTAAGTTAACTAAACAGCTTTCCAAACTAAGTGATCAGCTTCTCAGCCATCTTTGGAATACCTGTGGTCTTAATAATGAAGCAACACTAGTTGCTGTCGGCGGCTTCGGTAGGGGTGGCTTGTTTCCTTATTCCGATATTGACATCTTAATTCTGCTACCTGCAGATGAAAAACAAGCCCATGCCCTATCCAAGCAAGTAGAACAATTCGTTGCAAGCTGTTGGGATACTGGCTTAGAAATAGGCTCCTCCGTGAGAAGCGTTGCCGAATGTATTTCAGAGTCTGAGCAAGACATCACAGTCCGGACATCGCTTTTAGAGGCGCGACTCATTTGCGGTAAGAAGCAATTATTTAAAGAGTTTGCCAAAGCCTTTGAAGCAGCCATGGATCCCAAGGCCTTCTTTCAGGCAAAGCAGGCAGAGCAAATTCAACGTCATTACAAGTATCAAAACACGCCCTACTCTTTGGAGCCTAACTGCAAAGAGAGCCCAGGCGGCCTGCGCGACCTACAAGTTATTTCTTGGGTGAGTAAGGCTGCATTATTGGGCAATACATTCAAAGATTTAAATGAAGCAGGGCTTGTTACTCAACGTGAGCTCACAGAACTCAACCGAAATCAGCGTTTCTTAGAAACGCTTCGTGCTAATTTACATTTAGTAGCAGATCGCAGGCAAGATGTTCTCGCCTTTGACTTACAAGCTGCGCTAGCAGCATCAATGGGCATTAAAGAAGAGTCCTCAAGGCAAGCTAGCGAAGCAATCATGCGACGCTACTATTGGGCAGCAAAGGCAGTCACTCAATTAAATGATGTGCTTTTGCAAAATATTGAAGCACTCCTCTTTCCGCAAGAATCAAAGACGATTCTGTCTATACCTGGCGAAGGTAATGAGCATTTCATTGAAAGACAAGGGGTGCTGGATATAACTGACCCCCAACTCTTTCAAAAGCATCCCGAGCAAATTCTGAGAACTTTCTTGGTATTTGCCCAAACTTCGAATGTCAAAAGCTTATCGGCCACCATTTTTAGAGCCCTCTATAACGCTCGACAGAAAATGGATAGCAAATGGCGAGCTGACCCCATTAACCGAGCGCTTTTTATAGAAATTTTGAAGCAACCTGAGGGCGTAAGCCGTGCCTTCCACCTCATGAATCGAAGTAGTATTTTAGGGTGTTACCTGCCAGCATTTAGAAAGATTGTCGGTCAAATGCAGCATGACTTATTTCATGTGTACACCGTTGATCAACATATCTTGATGGTGCTGCGTAATGTGCGTCGCTTCATGGTGGTTGAGCATACTCATGAGTTCCCCTTCTGCAGCAGCTTAATTGCTCGCTTTGAGAAACCTTGGTTACTTGTCATCGCAGCGCTCTTCCACGACATTGCCAAGGGACGCGGTGGTGATCACTCGCAATTAGGGCGAGCAGATATGCGGAAGTTTGCCAAGGATCACGGTTTAGATAAAAAAGATACTGAGCTACTAGTTTGGCTAGTGGCTGAGCATCTCAATATGAGTCAGGTTGCACAAAAGCAGGATATTACTGACCCCGATGTTGTTAGAGCATTTGCCAAGAAGATGAGCGATGAACGCCACCTCACTGCTCTGTACTTATTGACCGTAGCTGATGTTCGGGGAACCAGCCCTAAGGTCTGGAATGCCTGGAAAGGCAAACTCCTAGAAGATCTCTATCGTGCAACTTTGAGAGTGCTTGGCGGGGCTAAGCCGGATGCCTCATCTGAATTAGCTCAACACCAAGAAGAATCTAGAGCGAAGTTACGTCTTTATGGCATTAATGATGATGCTTATGAGGATCTGTGGAAACAATTGGACGTTGCCTTCTTTTTAAGGCAAGACTCTTCTGACATCGCATGGCTCACCCGCCATCTATTTAATAAGGTCAATAGCGAGCAACCTATTGTGAGGGCAAGACTTTCTCCGATTGGAGAGGGACTCCAAGTAGCTGTCTACGTCAAAGACCAAGAAGATTTATTCGCCAGAATCTGCGCTTACTTTGAGAGACATGGCTTTTCTATTTGGGATGCGCGCATTCATACAACCCGCCATGGTTACGCTCTTGATGCTTTCCAAATCTCCGGAAGCAATCTAATAGATGAGGGTGGCAGCTATCGTGACATTATCCAATTAGTCGAATTTGAACTAACTGCGGCACTAACCAATGCTGAATCACTTCCCACCCCAAGCATGGGTCGTCTTTCAAGACAGTCGCGCACTTTCCCGATCCAACCCCGAGTACATATGGTGCCGGACGATCGCGGCAGGTATTACAGACTAGCGCTTTCTGCAAGCGACCGGACTGGCTTGCTCTACACCATCTCTAGAGTTTTAGCCAAGCATCAGGTATCCATTCATACGGCCAGGATCAATACGCTTGGCGAAAGAGTGGAAGATGTTTTATTGTTAGATGCCGCCAACCTTGGAAAAAATCCTAAGCTACAAATCCAACTTGAGACGGAATTGCTTGAAGCTTTAGGAGCGTAA
- a CDS encoding phosphatidate cytidylyltransferase, whose protein sequence is MQFEAVHHQAHFPMLKTRVITALVLLAVLLPILFLLPPIYIGGFFLVALLAAAWEWSRLLTPGAERAAWMYALFCLVIILFLLGMQNVSWQFALLLLAVLFWFFLAPFILTKGMNLSLQKLRPFYVVLGLILLPATWFALVLLCELGLIFLLTTMALVWVADIGAYFVGKAFGKRKLAVQISPGKSIEGAIGGLILCYIYAFACVYFLSFESTLFGAWAIRFGWVPMFMMVTVLTAFSIFGDLFESQLKRLTGVKDSSHLLPGHGGVLDRVDALIPTMPIAALLAGFV, encoded by the coding sequence ATGCAGTTTGAAGCGGTTCATCACCAGGCTCATTTTCCAATGCTAAAAACCCGAGTCATTACCGCTCTAGTTCTCTTGGCGGTATTGTTGCCGATATTATTTTTGCTGCCCCCAATTTATATAGGGGGATTCTTTTTGGTTGCATTATTAGCTGCCGCTTGGGAGTGGAGTCGCTTGCTGACTCCAGGTGCTGAGCGGGCTGCTTGGATGTATGCTTTGTTTTGCCTTGTCATTATTTTGTTTTTACTCGGCATGCAAAATGTCTCGTGGCAGTTTGCTTTATTGCTATTAGCAGTCTTATTCTGGTTCTTTTTGGCACCATTTATTTTGACAAAGGGAATGAATCTTTCTTTGCAAAAGCTTCGCCCCTTTTATGTAGTGCTCGGCTTGATTTTGTTGCCCGCCACTTGGTTTGCTTTAGTGCTCTTGTGTGAACTTGGCCTGATATTTTTGCTCACTACTATGGCTTTAGTGTGGGTTGCGGATATTGGCGCCTATTTTGTCGGAAAAGCATTTGGCAAGCGTAAGCTTGCGGTGCAAATTAGTCCAGGCAAATCGATTGAGGGCGCGATTGGTGGCCTAATACTTTGTTATATTTACGCGTTTGCATGCGTTTACTTTCTATCTTTTGAATCCACTTTATTTGGTGCATGGGCAATTCGTTTTGGTTGGGTCCCTATGTTTATGATGGTGACGGTATTAACCGCCTTCAGTATTTTTGGGGATTTGTTTGAGTCTCAGCTTAAGCGTTTGACGGGCGTTAAAGACTCTAGCCATCTACTGCCAGGTCATGGTGGGGTATTGGATCGAGTTGATGCATTAATTCCGACGATGCCAATCGCAGCTTTGTTAGCAGGATTTGTGTAA
- the frr gene encoding ribosome recycling factor: MSAAEIKTNTDQKMQKSLEALKSNLAKIRSGRANPGILEHIHVDYYGNPTPLSQVASLGLADARTINVQPFEKTMVAVIEKAIRDSDLGLNPASQGALICVPMPALTEERRRELTKVVKSEGEDTKIAVRNLRRDANEHLKRLTKDKEISEDDERRATDEIQKMTDKAVIDIDKIIAEKEKEIMTV, from the coding sequence ATGTCTGCAGCAGAAATTAAAACGAATACCGATCAAAAGATGCAAAAGTCTCTTGAGGCTTTGAAGAGCAATTTAGCGAAGATTCGCTCTGGACGAGCTAATCCAGGAATTTTGGAGCATATTCATGTGGATTACTATGGCAATCCAACGCCATTAAGTCAGGTTGCCAGCTTGGGTTTAGCCGATGCGCGCACCATCAATGTTCAACCATTTGAAAAGACGATGGTTGCAGTGATAGAGAAGGCGATTCGTGATTCTGATTTGGGTTTAAATCCTGCGTCCCAAGGTGCTTTGATTTGCGTTCCAATGCCTGCTTTAACCGAAGAGCGACGTCGTGAATTAACCAAGGTTGTAAAGAGTGAAGGTGAAGATACTAAGATCGCTGTAAGAAATTTGCGCCGTGACGCCAATGAACATCTCAAGCGTTTAACTAAGGACAAAGAAATTTCTGAAGATGATGAACGTCGCGCTACCGATGAGATTCAGAAGATGACCGATAAAGCGGTTATTGATATTGACAAGATCATTGCAGAAAAAGAAAAAGAGATCATGACGGTATAG
- a CDS encoding NAD(P)-binding domain-containing protein translates to MLDIDRRAILANPAKFIKTIDDLTKNERFVIIDMGGYFSHVALDMTNKFDGQMIGIVEDIENGHQKYAALIRQREPDESLVPVISVARSPLKEPEDSLVGQAIVFSAEAIMRSQGLILLGRRVGVIGFGKIGRSIAFSSLSRGSRVDVFDSNPILLASAALSLGFHTSPRAEFLRSADILFCATGNESLSMADVEFFKNGLHIFCATSSDDEFSSCLRYRIGKFLPLGSKTTCKIAFSNKCIFIHNEGGSINFVHGAVVDNFIELVQGEIIYSIGSLLDAPRNKISHLPDLEKRFIAENWLMHHQYV, encoded by the coding sequence GTGTTAGATATTGATCGACGAGCGATACTAGCTAACCCAGCTAAATTTATAAAAACGATTGATGACCTAACTAAAAATGAGAGATTCGTAATAATAGACATGGGAGGATATTTCTCCCATGTCGCATTAGATATGACTAATAAGTTTGATGGACAAATGATTGGTATTGTTGAAGATATTGAGAATGGTCATCAGAAATACGCAGCCCTAATTAGGCAAAGGGAGCCTGATGAAAGTTTAGTACCAGTGATTTCTGTTGCCAGAAGCCCTCTTAAAGAGCCAGAAGACTCATTAGTTGGGCAGGCTATTGTCTTTTCAGCCGAAGCAATTATGCGCTCACAGGGATTAATTCTCCTTGGGAGACGTGTTGGAGTTATTGGGTTCGGGAAGATTGGAAGATCCATTGCTTTTTCCTCGTTGTCCAGGGGTTCCAGAGTTGATGTATTTGATTCAAACCCAATTCTGCTCGCATCCGCCGCCCTATCCTTAGGATTTCATACTTCCCCTAGAGCTGAATTTTTAAGATCTGCGGACATCCTATTTTGCGCTACTGGAAATGAATCCCTTTCTATGGCTGACGTGGAGTTTTTTAAAAATGGACTTCATATATTTTGCGCAACTTCATCCGATGATGAGTTTTCATCATGTCTTCGTTATAGGATTGGGAAGTTTTTACCTTTAGGAAGTAAGACAACATGCAAGATTGCTTTTAGTAATAAATGTATTTTTATTCATAATGAAGGTGGCTCAATAAATTTTGTACATGGAGCAGTTGTTGATAACTTTATTGAGTTGGTGCAGGGAGAAATCATCTACTCAATCGGAAGTCTACTTGATGCACCTAGAAATAAAATTTCACATCTTCCAGACTTAGAGAAAAGATTTATTGCTGAGAATTGGTTAATGCATCATCAATATGTATAA
- the tsf gene encoding translation elongation factor Ts, which produces MAAITAAMVGELRAKTDAPMMECKKALTEADGDMACAEEILRVKLGSKAGKAASRVTAEGIVAASINGTTGALLEVNCETDFVSKNDDFLAFANECVKLIVEKDPADVAALLALPLNGQTVDEVRSALISKIGENIMLRRFKCFAGSSKLVSYLHGTRIGVAVEFEGDETAAKDVAMHIAAMKPVALSMADVPAEAIAVERSVAVQKAAESGKPPEIVEKMIEGSIQKYLKEVSLLNQTFVKNDKQTVEQMLKAANTIIKGFTMFVVGEGIEKRQDDFAAEVAAQVAAASKATA; this is translated from the coding sequence ATGGCCGCTATTACCGCTGCAATGGTTGGCGAGTTACGCGCCAAGACTGATGCTCCGATGATGGAGTGCAAAAAAGCTTTGACTGAAGCCGATGGTGATATGGCTTGTGCAGAAGAGATTCTGCGTGTAAAACTAGGTAGCAAGGCTGGCAAAGCTGCTTCCCGTGTAACGGCAGAAGGTATCGTTGCTGCTTCTATTAACGGCACCACCGGCGCATTGTTGGAAGTGAATTGCGAAACTGACTTCGTTTCTAAGAATGATGATTTCTTGGCATTTGCAAACGAGTGTGTGAAGTTGATTGTTGAAAAGGATCCGGCTGACGTTGCGGCATTGTTGGCATTGCCTTTAAATGGTCAAACTGTGGATGAGGTTCGTAGTGCGTTGATCAGTAAGATTGGCGAGAACATCATGCTGCGTCGTTTCAAGTGCTTTGCTGGTAGCAGCAAATTAGTTTCATACCTCCACGGTACTCGCATCGGTGTAGCAGTTGAGTTCGAGGGTGATGAAACTGCTGCTAAAGATGTGGCAATGCACATTGCTGCGATGAAGCCAGTGGCTTTGTCTATGGCCGATGTTCCTGCTGAAGCTATTGCTGTTGAGCGTAGCGTTGCAGTTCAAAAGGCTGCTGAATCTGGTAAACCACCAGAAATTGTCGAAAAGATGATTGAAGGCTCTATTCAGAAGTACCTCAAAGAGGTTTCTTTGTTGAACCAAACTTTTGTTAAAAACGACAAGCAAACAGTCGAGCAAATGCTCAAGGCTGCAAATACAATAATCAAGGGTTTCACCATGTTTGTTGTAGGCGAAGGCATTGAGAAGCGCCAAGATGACTTTGCGGCTGAAGTGGCTGCACAGGTGGCAGCTGCCTCTAAAGCAACTGCTTAA
- the pyrH gene encoding UMP kinase — protein MPAYKRVLLKLSGEALMGDDAFGINPVTIDSMVKEIAEVVNSGVELAIVIGGGNIFRGVAGGAAGMDRATADYMGMLATMMNSLALQDALRQKGVEARVQSALRMDQVVEPYIRPRAIRAMGEGKVVIFAAGTGNPFFTTDTAAALRGAEMGVEVMLKATKVDGIYSADPVKDPTATLYKTITFGEALIKNLQVMDATAFALCRDRKLPIKVFSILKPGALKRVVQGEPEGTLVHV, from the coding sequence ATGCCAGCCTACAAACGAGTCCTCCTAAAATTATCTGGCGAAGCCCTTATGGGTGATGATGCTTTCGGCATTAATCCAGTCACCATTGATTCAATGGTTAAAGAAATCGCTGAGGTTGTAAATAGCGGGGTAGAGCTAGCGATTGTGATTGGTGGCGGAAACATTTTCCGTGGAGTTGCTGGTGGCGCTGCTGGTATGGATCGCGCAACTGCTGATTACATGGGTATGTTGGCAACCATGATGAATTCCTTGGCACTGCAAGATGCCTTGCGTCAAAAAGGGGTTGAAGCTCGAGTGCAATCGGCCCTGCGTATGGATCAAGTCGTTGAGCCTTACATTCGTCCGCGTGCGATACGGGCGATGGGCGAAGGAAAAGTGGTGATCTTTGCTGCGGGTACTGGTAATCCATTTTTCACTACCGATACAGCTGCTGCTTTGCGTGGTGCTGAGATGGGTGTTGAGGTCATGCTGAAGGCAACGAAGGTGGATGGCATCTACAGCGCTGATCCAGTAAAAGATCCCACCGCTACTTTGTATAAAACTATCACGTTTGGTGAAGCTTTAATCAAGAATCTTCAGGTCATGGACGCAACTGCATTTGCATTGTGTCGTGATCGTAAATTGCCCATCAAAGTATTTTCGATTCTCAAGCCAGGCGCCTTAAAGCGCGTAGTGCAAGGCGAACCAGAAGGTACTTTAGTACATGTCTAA
- the rpsB gene encoding 30S ribosomal protein S2, whose amino-acid sequence MSVTMRQMLEAGCHFGHQTRFWSPKMAPYIFGHRNKIHIINLEKTLPMFQDALKFAKQVAANRGTILFVGTKRQSCEIIAEEAARAGMPYINSRWLGGTLTNFKTVKGSLKRLKDMEVAKEAGDWEKLSKKEALTNDRDLDKLQKALGGIKDLNGVPDAIFVVDVGYHKIAITEANKLGIPVIAVVDTNHSPEGVDYIIPGNDDSSKAVTLYARGIADAILEGKANSVQEILTAAKEGEEEFVKEGNAE is encoded by the coding sequence ATGTCAGTAACGATGCGTCAGATGCTGGAAGCCGGTTGCCATTTTGGTCACCAAACTCGCTTCTGGTCCCCAAAGATGGCCCCTTATATTTTCGGTCATCGCAACAAAATCCACATCATCAACTTGGAAAAAACATTGCCAATGTTTCAGGACGCCCTGAAATTTGCAAAACAAGTTGCTGCTAATCGTGGCACTATTTTATTTGTTGGTACTAAGCGTCAATCATGCGAGATTATTGCTGAAGAAGCTGCTCGTGCTGGTATGCCTTACATCAACAGCCGTTGGTTGGGTGGCACACTCACCAACTTCAAAACTGTTAAAGGTTCCCTCAAGCGTTTGAAAGATATGGAAGTTGCTAAAGAAGCTGGCGACTGGGAAAAGCTTTCCAAGAAAGAGGCGTTGACTAACGATCGTGATCTCGACAAATTGCAAAAAGCACTTGGCGGTATCAAAGATTTGAACGGTGTTCCTGATGCAATTTTCGTGGTGGACGTTGGTTATCACAAGATTGCTATTACTGAGGCTAACAAGCTTGGCATTCCAGTAATCGCTGTTGTAGATACCAACCATTCTCCAGAAGGTGTTGATTACATCATCCCTGGAAACGATGACTCAAGCAAAGCTGTAACCCTATATGCACGTGGTATTGCAGACGCAATTCTCGAAGGTAAGGCTAACTCTGTTCAAGAAATCTTGACGGCAGCTAAAGAGGGCGAAGAAGAGTTTGTTAAAGAAGGGAATGCTGAATAA
- the map gene encoding type I methionyl aminopeptidase: MNSVFTAEKDILGMREAGRLASEVLDHVAPYVKAGVTTGELDRICHEYMRDVQRTIPAPLNYQPPGYPPYPASICTSVNDVICHGIPGDKILKMGDVVNLDITVITQDGYYGDTSRMFMVGEVSVMAKRLTQIAFECMWLGIAQVKPGASLDDIGHVIQTHAENAGYSVVREYCGHGIGKVFHQDPQILHYGKPGTGEKLEVGMTFTIEPMINAGKRDIRTMPDQWTVKTKDRSLSAQWEHTLLVTPTGVEVLTWSEGSNPPPDCVKGLSFRPATVNA, from the coding sequence ATGAATAGTGTATTTACTGCCGAAAAAGACATCCTTGGGATGCGCGAAGCTGGCCGCTTAGCCAGCGAAGTTCTTGATCATGTGGCTCCGTATGTCAAAGCCGGAGTAACTACCGGCGAATTAGATCGGATCTGCCATGAATATATGCGTGATGTCCAAAGGACAATCCCCGCTCCACTGAACTATCAACCGCCTGGCTACCCCCCTTATCCAGCATCCATCTGCACCTCAGTGAACGATGTGATTTGTCACGGCATACCTGGCGATAAGATTCTCAAGATGGGTGATGTAGTGAATTTAGACATCACTGTTATCACTCAAGATGGCTACTATGGCGATACTAGTCGCATGTTTATGGTCGGCGAAGTTTCCGTCATGGCAAAACGTCTCACTCAAATTGCCTTTGAATGTATGTGGCTTGGAATTGCTCAAGTAAAACCAGGCGCCTCACTCGATGATATTGGCCACGTCATTCAAACGCATGCAGAAAATGCAGGTTATTCAGTAGTCCGTGAATACTGTGGACATGGAATCGGCAAAGTGTTCCACCAAGATCCACAAATTCTTCATTACGGCAAGCCCGGTACCGGCGAAAAACTGGAAGTCGGCATGACATTCACGATTGAACCAATGATCAATGCTGGCAAACGAGATATTCGCACTATGCCGGATCAGTGGACTGTCAAAACCAAAGATCGCAGCTTATCTGCTCAATGGGAACATACGCTATTAGTTACGCCCACTGGTGTTGAAGTGCTTACATGGTCAGAAGGCAGCAACCCACCTCCTGATTGCGTTAAAGGCCTTTCGTTTAGACCCGCAACAGTAAACGCCTGA